ATTCTAATGTAATTAACAGACTTCACAATCATGGCAACAATTCACAAAAAAGTTTGGTCGGAATATTTTGAACAGATTATTGCGGGCAAGAAAAAATTTGAGTTGCGTCTGGCGGATTTTGAAGTGAATGAAGGCGACACTTTGGTTTTGGAGGAGTGGGATAAAGATAAAAAAGAGTATACTGGACGAAAAATTGAAGTTGTCGCAACCTATATTATTAAAACCAAGAGTCAAACTTTTTGGTCGGTGGAAGAAGTTGAAAAATACGGGTTTCAGGTTATTCAATTTGAACCAAAAGGCGGTAAAAATAAAGACTGGTCGGAGTATTTTCGGATCACAGGAAACAATCCGCCTTCAAAACTTCTCGTTAAATCCCTAGGATATGTTGCCCAAAAGAGTAAGGCAATTGATGTTGGCGGAGGTGCATTGAAAGATACACGATATTTGTTAGAGCAGGGTTTTGATGTAACCGTAGTTGATAAATCAGATTTAATAACAAAAGAAGCGGAGGCGATAAAATCCGATAATCTTCATTATTTTGTCTCATCTTTTGAGGATTTTGATTTTCCCAAAAACGAATACGATATCGCTTCTGCCATGTATGCTTTGCCATTTAATCCGCCGGAAAGTTTTGACGTTGTTTTTGCAAAAATCAAAGGTTCATTAGTAAAAGGTGGGATATTTTGCGGGCAGTTTTTCGGTGTTCATGATGAATGGAGTAATGATAAAAAGATGACTTTTCACACCAAAGAACAGGTCGAAAAATTGCTTTCCGACATGGAAGTTATTTTGTTTGACGAAGAAGAAAAAGACGACAAAACCGCCAACGGCACGTCAAAGCATTGGCATATTTTTCACTTTATTGTCAGGAAGTTATAGTGTTATAATAAGTTCATGAACTACAGCCAAAAGTCAAATTATCAAGCGTAGTTAATATTTTGTTATGATTGAAAAAGAAGGTGAAACAGTTATGAATAAGGAGACAATAACAAGTGACCCGCATGAGTTGAAAACACTCGATTATTTAAGCATGGAACGTCTTAATGAAATAAAAAATAAACTAGCTAATTTTGACGGATTAGGTGGTCAAGATGTGAAGTCGCAGACAGAAGTAGTTCGGCAACAATATGCTCGTTTATCCGGAGGAATGAGCTTATCTACAGAGTCTCAACGGCAACTTGATTTAAAAATGCAAAATGAAGTTGCTACGTTGCAAGAGCGGGGCTTGGAAAAACGGGAACAATTTGTTGATTTACAGATTGAGAAGGTGGTTTTAGAAAATTCGCTTGGCGTACCTCTTAGGCAAGAAAAAGTGTCTGCTCGTCCAGGAATAGTTTTTGAAAATAGTGCCGTTCTCTCTCCATATGGAAGCGGTGATTTTATTGGTTCTTTATATATTGGTGGAGCCGTGGTTGAAGGGTTACCTCTTTGCGTAAAAGCGACAAGGGGAATGGGAAGAGCAGTCTTTATTGAGGGAAGGACGCAATTAGAAGGTCGGGACTATAACTTTATTCAGTGGAAAGGTGTTGATTCTCTTGTTGGTGGAGGAATAGAGCAAAATCTCGCCGAAGCGGACGGTAGTGTCGATTATATTGTTGGTGAAAAGGTAGATTTTTCGCCGTTAATGATGATTAAGTTTCCGGGTGGCAAGGAGTCGGTGAGATTTCGCGGTACATCATTTTACAAAAATCTTTTGCGTGAGGCTGAAAAGAGCAAGCAGTTCGAACAATATGGTCTGCGGATGCCCAAAATTTTAAAAACAATAAAGTTTTCCCGGGAATTCTGTCAAGAACACAATTTGCCAGTGCCGGAAAATGATGAAGAAGGAGATTCGAACGGTGAGATGCTGAAGGATTTTGTCGAACGTCAAGATGTTGTTATGGGTGATAAACAAAAAGAAATAATACTTTTATCTTATGAAGCGAAAAAACATAATAAAGGTTTTGTTTTAGGACAAAGTATTAGGGCTTTTCGTAACGTTTGGCGCGTGGATGACGCTGAAAAGTTGCGCGGAGATAAAGAGGGGCTCGCGCAGATTATCGAAACTTCAAAAAAGATACTATCGGAAGAATTTGGACGAGAATTGGGGGATAGGGAGTTTGTTGAAGAGTTTGCAAAATTGCTTGGTCAACAAGTTGCTATACTTCTTGAAAATCGATTAGTGCAAGGCGCAATGCGAGACCACAAACAAGACATTACATTTGCCGCGGAAATTTGTGATTTTGATGGTGCTTATAATGTGGATGAGTATTTGGCAGATCCTAATAATGAACCGCAATGGTTAAAAGATGGTCAAGGCACGAGAGAAGATTGGATAAAAGAGCGAGAGTTGAAGTTGTACAGGCAGATTTTGCTTGTTGGTGCCCACTTAAAACCCATTATTGGGACAATGGAAGAATTGGGAAGAGGTGATTTTTCAGAAGAAGTTATTAGTCAGTTTATTGACGGAATTGCAAGTAATCTATCTGAAGAAAAAAAGAAGCAACTCGAGCAGTTTTTAGTGGAAAATCAAAATAAAATAGAGACGGAATATGATAAGAAAATGCAAAATATCGAAGATATTGTTGGAGATTCGGAAGTGGCACGTAGAAATTTTGCGGGATATAAGTTGTATTTCGAGGATATTTGTGCTAAATTACTGCAAAGCATACAAGGTAAAAAATAATTAATTTATTTTTAAGACATGCAATTTTATGTCAGAACGTGCTCCAAGGGTATTACCAATTGAGCCGGAAGAAACCGGGATGATAAAACGAAACTTAGAAGATGGTGAGTTAAGAGAGAGGCCTTTTGGGGAGGATGTTTTGCGGGTCATACGCAATAGTGGGTCATTTAGAGCAAACGTCGTAGCGATTCCTCCCTTTTTCAAAGGGAGGTGAGGAGGGATTGTAAAAATAAGAACATCTCAACTTCTTAACTTAATCCACCCTCGCCCTTTGCTCATCAGAGTAACACCGCCGAAGCGCGTGCAACTTTGAAAAAGGAGGGGGACAACGACGTCGTTTTCTTTAATGTTGCGATAATTCTGTTTTGTTGGTATCCCACTATTGCGTATGACCCTGTTTTGCAGGCTTCACTTGGGTTGGTGGAAAAATTACAAGGTCCAGAGTTTCAGAAAGCTTATGCAGATAGTCTTGCATATGGCTGGAGATATAAAATGAATTTTTCCACCTCTAAAAGAGATGAAAAATTTATAAAACAGATGACGTCGGGCGAATTGGATATGACAAACAGAGGATTTGGTCTGTTATATACAGTGATTGATAGGATGAAAGAGAAAATTAGTCGTGGTCTTGTTTCTCTGGATAACATGAAGGATTTGCAAAAAATGGCAACAGAGAAGCAAAGAGGAAGTGGTGAGACCTATAATGAAGGAATTATGGTAGAAACTCTTACAAATTGGCTCACTAGTTTTAAACAAGAGCAAATTGATCCAAAAAAAGTTGATGCAGAATTTTTAAGTGTTTTGTGTAGGGATATATATCAGATGATGTACAAAATTAATGAGCATGGTAACGCTAGAAAATTTGTTGATAACCCACGACAATTCAACGATGCGGCAATTGATTTAGATCGTGCCTATCAAGTAATAAAAGATGTTTCACGGAGTAATTACAAATTATAGATATCTCAAAATATTGGTATTGTATAAATAGCGCATTCTTGTTTGTGTTATAATATCCGTATGAACTACAGTCAAATTTTAAGGCGTAGCTGGGAGATTCTTAAAAACAACAAGTTTTTGTGGGGATTGGGGATCCTCGCAGGATTAGTGTCGGGTGGCGGGGGAATACCTTCTTTTAATTTTCCTTCTAGTTATCAATCTGCTCAACCTACGCCTGCTGTAATTGAAACTTTGCCGACAACTAGTCCAGTAAATCAAAACATGGATCTTTCAATGGCAAGTGCTGGGCGCATTTTGGGGGATGCTGTACAGAAAAGTAAGTGCATAACTCGCGATTTGGGTGATAAATCCTTGGGTGACAAGTGTGGTAATGGACCAGTTCTTACTTCAGCGGTGATTACAATAATCGGTTTGTGTGTATTGCTAGGTATTGTTGTCGGACTAATAATTCTGTATTTTGGTACTTCCGCCAGAGCGGGGTTGATATTGGCTGTGGATAAGTTAGAAACAACGGGTGAAAAAATGGGTTTCAAAAAAGCGCTCAATGAAGGAAAAAAGTATTTTTGGCGTATTTTTGGCGCGGGGTTGTTGTACTCGGCTTATGTCCTGTTTTTTTTGGCGATTTGCGGGGCACTGATTGGTATCGCGATATTGCTAAATAACACGGTTTCAACCGTTGTGATTGTGCTGATTGGCGTAGTTTTGTTTATCGCATTTTTGGTGTCATGCCTATATTTAGGGGTACTTTATTTGTTTATCGCGCAAATCATTGTTTTGGGAAATTTTGGTCCGATTGAGGCGTTAAAGAAAGCGCATCTTTTGGTGAAGAGTCAGTGGCGTGATGTGCTAATTAGCTGGATTATTATGATTGGAATCGGTTTTGCGATGGGACTAGTGATTGTTCTTTCCTTGTTGATTGTCGGCACAATTTTGGCACTTGTCGGATTTGGTATTTATGGATTGGCGGGTGTAGTTGGCGCGGTAATTTTTGGGATTATTTTTGGAACTATTTTGTTTGTCGTTTTATTTATTATTAGAGGTTTTGTCACCGCGTATATGTCGATTTTTACCACTTTGGTTTATCGTGCGCTATACTATATTCAAGCTCAAAAATTTATTAATTAATTTTTAATAACAAAACGATGGAAAATAATCAAGAGCAAGTTCCGGTACAGCCACCTGTTACCGCGCAAGTGCCAGTTGGGGTTAATCCGGCAGGCGCAAGTGGTGTTGATGGTCCAAACGGACCGTTTCCCGCGGAATTAAATCATTGGAATTGGGGAGCATTTCTTTTGAGCTGGATTTGGGCGATTGGTAACCAGGTTTGGATTGGATTACTAGTTTTGCTTTCATTTATTCCTGTTATCGGGGGAATTATCGCTTTAGTGATGGTGATAATGTTGGGTATCAAGGGTAACGAATGGGCCTGGAAAGCGAAGAAATGGGATAGCGTTGAACATTTCAAAACAGTGCAGAAAAAGTGGGCAAAGTGGGGAGTCATTCTTGCTATTGTTGGTGTTGTTATTGCAATTTTGATGGCCGTTGCCATGATGTTTTTGGTGGCGAAAGTGGCAACGGATGAGCCAAGTCGCGTTCAGCAATACAATGTAAATATTCCGGAGTAATAACAGTAAAAAAGTAATTGTAATATCAGTTAAATTTAGACGAGTTCGGACATTAAAACAGTTCTGTCTGCGGAAGGAACAGTTTTAATGTCCGAACTCGTTTATTTTGAGGAAATTTTAGCATTCGCCATTTTCTATATTTAGCTTTATTCTTTTTCTATGACCGAAAATACATTGCAGCCAAATGAAGGCAAAAAATTGGAAAAAGTTGTGGCGGGGGTAAATTATCTTCGTTTTCCGATTAAAACTCACGTCGTAAAACCAACGGATGATATTGAAGCGGTTGTAAAACAGTATTTGGCTCACCTGCTTCAGACGGGTGACATGGTGGCGATTTCGGAAAAAGTGGTGGCGATTACCCAGGGTCGTTCATATCCAATTAAGGATATTAAGCCGTCCTGGCTGGCAAAATTGTTGGTAAAATTTGTTTTTAAACCAAAGTGGGGAATCGGATTGGGAAGTCCGTGGACAATGGAATTGGCTCTGCGTGAGGCGGGGGCACCACGTATTCTTTTCGCCGCCCTTGCTTCGGCTATTACAAAACCGTTTGGCGTGCGCGGTGTGTTTTACCGCGTGGCCGGGAAAAATATCAACGCGATTGATGGCCCAACGCCTTACACACTTCCGCCCTACAACGAATACGCAAAATTAGCACCGAAGGATCCGGAAAATGTCGCACAAAAGTTAGCCGAATTGCTAAAAGTTGGCGTAGCGATTATCGATGCTAATGATATTGGTGTGCAAGTGTTGGGTGCTTCAGAGGGAATGAACATAGAGCTAATTCGTGAACTATTTAAAGACAATCCACTGGGACAGACAACAGAGCAAACACCACTTTGTATAATTAGAAAGTGTTGAAGTAGACAAATTAAGTAAATAACTACCGACCAGGGTTGAACCTTGGACAAGACTGTCCAAGGTTCAACCCTGGTTTGCGTGGCTTTGATTACCCGTTCCCTTGAAAAGGGGAACTTTTTGGTGTATATTGGTTGTAGGTGGAAAAAAGTGGGGAAAAGTGGGGAAAACAGTGGATAACTTTTCAAAAGCCAAGATGTTTATCGGCGAATATCACCATAGTATTGATGAAAAAGGACGTTTGGCTCTTCCAACAAAGTTTCGGAAGGAATTGGCACAGGGAATCGTGGTAACCCGTGGATTAGACCATTGTTTGTTCGTTTACACCCAAGCGATGTGGGAAAAAATGGCCGGTAGAATTGGCAATTTGCCCATGAATCAAAAGAACAATCGTGCGTTTGCCCGTTTGATGTTGGCCGGTGCGATGGATAGCAAAATTGACGGTCAGGGCAGAGTGGTGTTGCCGGATTATTTGAGAACGTTTGGCGGGTTAACAAAGAATGTGGTGGTGGCCGGTGTGCAAGATCGTCTGGAAATTTGGGACGAAGCCGAATGGGCCAGATACACCAAGGATGCGGAACAGCACAGCGAGGAAATTGCTGAAGCAATCGAGCTCTTTCAAAACGAAGTATAAAAATATAAACAATGGCGTTAGATCTTAATACGCAAAGTTTGGGTCGCACTGACCGTATCTTGCATCAACCGATATTTTTGCAAGAAATCCTTAAGTCTTTGGTTCAACCAAAGGCGCGTTACGTTGATGGCACTTTGGGGGACGGGGGACACGCCAAAGCTCTGCTTACCGCGAGCGATGAATCATCAAAATTGATTGGTATCGACTTGGATACGGAAGGACAAGTGCGTGCCAAAAAAGAACTCGTAGCATTTGGCGACCGCGTGTTATTTGCACACAACACGTTTGCGAATGTGGACGAAGTGGTTAAGCAGGTGGGCTGGGGGTTCGCGACGGGAATTCTTTTCGACTTGGGAATGTCAACTCATCATCTCCAAGCCGAACGAGGTTTCTCTTTCAAAAATCAAGGAGCATTGGATATGCAGTTTGATCCCACGGGGACGATCGCGCTTCCGGAACCGACGGCGATTTATCTAAAACGAATCGCGCGAAAAATTCCAGCTTATACCGCGAAGGATTTGCTGAATAATTTGCACGAGGATGAATTGGCAGAATTGATTCAAAGCTACGGCGAAGAAGCATTCTCCGAACGGATTGCTGCGGGAATTGTGCAAGAGCGCCGTAACGGCGATATCGATTCCGTTCCGCAGTTGGTCCAAATTGTCTTGCGAGCCTATCCCGGAGGAAAGAGACACGGGCGTATCCATATTGCGACTAAAACTTTTCAGGCATTGCGGATCGCAGTGAATAGGGAATACGAAACGTTGCAAATTGCCATCAAGAAATCATTAGCGATTTTGGCAGATGGTGGGCGATTGGCAATTATCTCTTTTCACTCCGGAGAAGATCGCATTGTAAAGCAGGTGTTTAGGCAGGCGGCACAAAGTGAAAACTTTACGCTTCTGACCAAACATCCAATTAAGCCGACGTTTCAAGAAGTTCGCGCCAACGCCTGGAGTCGTAGCGCAAAACTAAGAATTTTAGAAAAATCCAAATAAACAAATGACAATCTATTCCATCAATAATCACAATAAGTACGGTTCTGGAAAAGCAACACCGCGTCGCGTGTCGGCATTATTGGCGCATAATAAAAACACAAAAGACCAGTATTCTTCACAGCGAGGTTCGACTATGGGAATATTTCTCTCCGGATTGGGAATATTGTCGATAATAGTTGTCGCGGGCTTTCTCTATATTTTTCAGGTGACGAGTTCGGCGGTGGGTGGATATGATACAACATCATTGGAAAAACAAATTGTCAAATTGCAAGACGAACGACGAGATTTGGAAATGCAAGCCGCTGATTTGCAATCATTGCAATCTATCGAGCGAGGGGCAAAAAAGTTGCAGTTGGTGGCTTCTGATAAAGTTTTATACACCAGCCCGATTTCTAATAACAATTTGGTCGCGTATTCGGGACAAGCAAGTGGATTATAAATCGTTCACAACTGCGTCTATCAGTGACCGACCCTGACGTCCCCACTTCGCTCACCCTTTGCATAAAGCTACGGCGTGACACGGTAAAGCTACG
This window of the bacterium genome carries:
- the mraW gene encoding 16S rRNA (cytosine(1402)-N(4))-methyltransferase, which codes for MALDLNTQSLGRTDRILHQPIFLQEILKSLVQPKARYVDGTLGDGGHAKALLTASDESSKLIGIDLDTEGQVRAKKELVAFGDRVLFAHNTFANVDEVVKQVGWGFATGILFDLGMSTHHLQAERGFSFKNQGALDMQFDPTGTIALPEPTAIYLKRIARKIPAYTAKDLLNNLHEDELAELIQSYGEEAFSERIAAGIVQERRNGDIDSVPQLVQIVLRAYPGGKRHGRIHIATKTFQALRIAVNREYETLQIAIKKSLAILADGGRLAIISFHSGEDRIVKQVFRQAAQSENFTLLTKHPIKPTFQEVRANAWSRSAKLRILEKSK
- a CDS encoding DUF3850 domain-containing protein, with amino-acid sequence MATIHKKVWSEYFEQIIAGKKKFELRLADFEVNEGDTLVLEEWDKDKKEYTGRKIEVVATYIIKTKSQTFWSVEEVEKYGFQVIQFEPKGGKNKDWSEYFRITGNNPPSKLLVKSLGYVAQKSKAIDVGGGALKDTRYLLEQGFDVTVVDKSDLITKEAEAIKSDNLHYFVSSFEDFDFPKNEYDIASAMYALPFNPPESFDVVFAKIKGSLVKGGIFCGQFFGVHDEWSNDKKMTFHTKEQVEKLLSDMEVILFDEEEKDDKTANGTSKHWHIFHFIVRKL
- a CDS encoding coenzyme F420-0:L-glutamate ligase; the protein is MTENTLQPNEGKKLEKVVAGVNYLRFPIKTHVVKPTDDIEAVVKQYLAHLLQTGDMVAISEKVVAITQGRSYPIKDIKPSWLAKLLVKFVFKPKWGIGLGSPWTMELALREAGAPRILFAALASAITKPFGVRGVFYRVAGKNINAIDGPTPYTLPPYNEYAKLAPKDPENVAQKLAELLKVGVAIIDANDIGVQVLGASEGMNIELIRELFKDNPLGQTTEQTPLCIIRKC
- the mraZ gene encoding division/cell wall cluster transcriptional repressor MraZ, which produces MKRGTFWCILVVGGKKWGKVGKTVDNFSKAKMFIGEYHHSIDEKGRLALPTKFRKELAQGIVVTRGLDHCLFVYTQAMWEKMAGRIGNLPMNQKNNRAFARLMLAGAMDSKIDGQGRVVLPDYLRTFGGLTKNVVVAGVQDRLEIWDEAEWARYTKDAEQHSEEIAEAIELFQNEV